A portion of the Acidobacteriaceae bacterium genome contains these proteins:
- a CDS encoding phosphoenolpyruvate carboxylase, whose amino-acid sequence MSSLWTPASWADRLRDFEARDFESKQAPLRRDVRSLGSLLGQVLREQGGDELFDAVENLRRTTIARREADSAGDHEAATRALAEALELTHAIAADPHRAYQVARAFAFYFELTNLAETNHRKRRRRAGLLNGTANLQRGSFRGTLRRLREAGYQREAVLELLADIVITPVFTAHPTEVARRSVMFKRRSISDLLQQLDGIAVPASELDELAEEVLAEITALWQTDDVRNARPTVRDEIRMGLDYYEASIFATVPTLYRELAAAFDAEFPHEDPDTHFSLLDLPVLVRFGSWIGGDRDGNPFVTADTTAEALGMGRDLLFRYYLGELNSIFDELASSQHQAPVSDELRARLDETLHELKLAGHGHALHKVPNEAVRFHLAAMTLRLGGAPASSMFRNLALSKYAALPPYLHATEFLADLTLLWSSLTRNHGARLAEKYISPLIIAVRTFGLHLQTLDIRQHARVHEVAVSELNSWSEDGKLPPAISEQTAEVVNTLRAVADFKRASPNSITQYVVSGASNAEDALRVLWLSRTSGVHVEGTQDDPGLQPVLLFESIEDLERAPAICRELWTSEAYKPLLASWNGRQEMMLGYSDSNKDGGMIASTWQIWKAHRALHEVARECSVKLRLFHGRGGTVGRGGGPTHRAIYAQPLESFTGEARLTEQGEVLHWKYSDVVLAERNLELMIAASLDAIARPDRTVENTTHLTGAIESSWEAALDELSADSFAFYQKHIVDNADVFTYFEQGSPVAELEHARIGSRPAKRADASATKKRSMADLRAIPWVFGWMQSRHVVPAYFGVGHALETFANRYGGGLTLLQEMAASFPLFLDMIRNVEMALAKADFGIARHYATLVEDEALRESVFTMLSDEFDRTRRMVLAVTGQTELLERNEVLSNSIRLRNPYVDPMSLLQVELLRRKRAGEGSEELDRAITATINGISAGLRNTG is encoded by the coding sequence ATGTCATCGCTGTGGACTCCGGCCTCGTGGGCCGATCGGCTTCGCGACTTCGAAGCCCGGGACTTTGAAAGCAAGCAGGCGCCTCTGCGCCGCGACGTTCGTTCGCTCGGCTCTTTGCTGGGCCAGGTACTGCGTGAGCAGGGCGGCGACGAACTCTTCGACGCGGTAGAGAACCTGCGTCGCACCACCATCGCCCGGCGCGAGGCCGACTCCGCTGGCGACCATGAGGCCGCCACCCGCGCGCTGGCCGAGGCGTTGGAGCTGACCCACGCCATCGCCGCCGATCCTCACCGCGCCTACCAGGTGGCACGCGCCTTCGCGTTCTACTTCGAACTCACCAACCTGGCCGAGACGAACCACCGCAAGCGCCGTCGCAGAGCCGGTCTGCTGAACGGCACCGCCAACCTGCAGCGTGGCAGCTTCCGCGGCACGTTGCGCCGTCTGCGCGAAGCAGGCTACCAGCGCGAAGCGGTACTCGAGCTGCTCGCCGACATCGTTATCACGCCCGTTTTCACCGCGCACCCCACGGAAGTGGCGCGTCGCAGCGTGATGTTCAAGCGCCGCTCCATCTCGGATCTGCTACAGCAACTCGACGGCATCGCCGTCCCCGCCAGCGAACTCGACGAGCTGGCCGAAGAGGTGCTCGCCGAGATCACCGCACTCTGGCAGACCGACGATGTCCGCAATGCTCGCCCCACCGTGCGCGACGAAATCCGCATGGGCCTCGACTACTACGAGGCGTCCATCTTCGCCACCGTGCCCACGCTCTACCGCGAGCTCGCCGCGGCCTTCGACGCCGAGTTCCCGCACGAAGACCCGGACACGCACTTCAGCCTGCTCGACCTTCCCGTGCTCGTCCGCTTCGGCTCCTGGATCGGCGGCGACCGCGACGGCAACCCCTTCGTCACCGCAGACACCACCGCCGAAGCACTCGGCATGGGACGCGACCTGCTCTTCCGCTACTACCTCGGCGAACTGAACAGCATCTTCGACGAGCTGGCTTCCTCGCAGCACCAGGCGCCTGTCTCCGACGAGCTGCGCGCCCGCCTCGACGAGACCCTGCACGAGCTGAAGCTGGCCGGACACGGACACGCGCTGCACAAGGTGCCGAACGAAGCTGTCCGCTTCCACCTCGCCGCCATGACGCTCCGCCTCGGCGGCGCGCCCGCGTCCAGCATGTTCCGCAACCTCGCGCTCAGCAAGTACGCCGCGCTGCCGCCGTACCTGCACGCCACGGAGTTTCTCGCCGACCTCACGCTGCTGTGGAGCTCGCTCACCCGGAACCACGGCGCACGCCTTGCAGAGAAGTACATCTCGCCGCTGATCATCGCGGTCCGCACCTTCGGTCTGCACCTGCAGACGCTCGACATTCGCCAGCACGCCCGCGTGCACGAAGTCGCGGTCAGCGAGCTGAACTCCTGGAGCGAAGACGGCAAGCTGCCACCCGCTATCTCTGAGCAGACCGCCGAAGTCGTCAACACGCTTCGCGCCGTCGCCGACTTCAAACGCGCGTCACCAAACAGCATCACGCAGTACGTTGTCTCCGGCGCATCGAACGCTGAGGATGCGCTGCGCGTGCTTTGGCTCTCGCGCACCAGCGGCGTTCACGTCGAAGGAACGCAGGACGATCCCGGCCTGCAACCTGTGCTGCTGTTTGAGTCGATTGAAGACCTCGAACGCGCTCCCGCCATCTGCCGCGAGCTCTGGACCAGCGAAGCCTATAAGCCGCTGCTGGCCTCCTGGAACGGCCGCCAGGAGATGATGCTCGGCTACTCCGACTCCAACAAGGACGGCGGCATGATCGCCTCCACCTGGCAGATCTGGAAGGCCCACCGTGCGCTGCACGAGGTCGCCCGTGAGTGCAGTGTGAAGCTGCGGCTCTTCCACGGTCGCGGCGGCACAGTCGGCCGCGGCGGCGGCCCCACGCACCGCGCCATCTACGCGCAGCCGCTCGAAAGCTTTACCGGCGAAGCCCGCCTCACCGAGCAGGGCGAGGTGCTGCACTGGAAGTACTCCGACGTCGTCCTTGCCGAACGCAATCTCGAACTGATGATCGCCGCCTCGCTCGACGCCATCGCACGCCCCGACCGGACCGTCGAGAACACCACGCATCTCACCGGCGCGATTGAAAGCTCCTGGGAGGCCGCGCTCGACGAGCTCTCCGCCGACAGCTTCGCCTTCTACCAGAAGCACATCGTCGACAACGCCGACGTCTTCACCTACTTCGAGCAGGGCTCTCCGGTCGCCGAACTTGAGCACGCCCGCATCGGCTCGCGCCCGGCCAAACGAGCCGACGCCAGCGCCACCAAAAAGCGCTCCATGGCCGACCTCCGCGCCATTCCGTGGGTCTTCGGCTGGATGCAGTCTCGCCACGTCGTGCCCGCGTACTTTGGTGTCGGTCACGCGCTCGAAACCTTTGCCAACCGCTACGGTGGCGGCCTCACGCTGCTGCAGGAGATGGCTGCAAGCTTCCCGCTCTTCCTCGACATGATCCGCAACGTCGAGATGGCGCTGGCCAAGGCCGACTTCGGCATCGCTCGCCACTACGCCACGCTCGTCGAAGACGAAGCGCTGCGTGAGAGCGTCTTCACCATGCTCTCCGATGAGTTCGATCGCACGCGCCGCATGGTCCTCGCCGTCACCGGCCAGACCGAGCTGCTCGAGCGCAACGAAGTTCTCTCCAACTCCATCCGGCTGCGCAATCCGTACGTCGATCCGATGAGCCTGCTGCAAGTGGAGCTGCTGCGCCGCAAGCGCGCAGGCGAGGGAAGCGAAGAGCTCGACCGCGCCATCACCGCGACGATCAACGGCATCAGCGCAGGCCTTCGCAACACAGGCTGA
- a CDS encoding ketopantoate reductase family protein, whose protein sequence is MRILVIGAGATGGFYGGKLALAGRDVTFLVRGKRAEQLRQNGMTLRTPTGEQHIAEPKLITAAELANTPAFDLILLAVKAYGFAASLDDFAAAVGPDTLILPLLNGMSHLAKLDARFGREHVLGGLCRIVGDIDPDTGAIVQMTPLSDIAYGERDLAATDRIRRVDETMQGAGFHAILAPDINASMWVKWMLLASTVSINVLGRGTIGEIEALDTLDRIGFRFQNRVIDEAASIATANGYAPDAASETMIRKRLTEKGANFTASLYRDLTRGFPVEADQIIGDILLAGREKGVDTPLIEAAYVQLKVHEARQQRD, encoded by the coding sequence TTGCGGATTCTGGTTATCGGGGCCGGCGCGACCGGCGGCTTTTACGGCGGCAAACTCGCACTCGCGGGCCGGGACGTCACCTTTCTCGTCCGCGGCAAGCGTGCCGAGCAACTTCGCCAGAACGGAATGACGCTGCGCACGCCAACCGGCGAGCAGCACATCGCAGAACCAAAGCTGATCACCGCCGCAGAGCTCGCCAACACCCCGGCCTTTGACCTCATCCTGCTGGCCGTGAAGGCCTATGGGTTTGCAGCCTCGCTCGATGACTTCGCCGCAGCCGTCGGCCCTGACACGCTGATCCTGCCACTGCTGAACGGCATGAGCCACCTCGCCAAGCTCGACGCACGCTTTGGCCGCGAGCACGTTCTCGGCGGCCTCTGCCGCATCGTCGGCGACATCGACCCCGACACCGGAGCCATCGTTCAGATGACGCCGCTCAGCGACATCGCCTACGGCGAGCGCGATCTTGCCGCCACCGATCGCATCCGCCGTGTCGACGAAACCATGCAGGGCGCAGGCTTTCACGCGATCCTCGCACCGGACATCAACGCTTCCATGTGGGTGAAGTGGATGCTGCTCGCCTCCACCGTCTCCATCAACGTGCTCGGCCGCGGCACCATCGGCGAGATCGAAGCCCTCGACACGCTCGACCGCATCGGCTTCCGCTTTCAAAACCGCGTGATCGATGAAGCCGCCAGCATCGCCACGGCCAACGGCTATGCGCCGGACGCGGCTTCCGAAACGATGATCCGCAAACGCCTCACCGAAAAGGGCGCGAACTTCACCGCTTCGCTGTATCGCGACCTGACGCGCGGTTTCCCGGTCGAAGCCGACCAGATCATCGGCGACATTCTGCTCGCAGGCCGCGAGAAAGGCGTTGACACGCCGCTCATCGAGGCCGCCTACGTGCAGTTGAAGGTGCATGAAGCGAGACAGCAGCGCGACTAA
- the hscB gene encoding Fe-S protein assembly co-chaperone HscB — translation MSTHTAELAPDYFSLFSLPRHLNVDLAALEKTFYAQSRRLHPDRFAAKPADEQEAALAASSRLNDAYRTLKEPVSRTEYLLSLEGVQMEEQSRAATDAAKAAGTAKKQVAPPDLLEEAFELNMQLEEMRMAKKMGEDDPATRSDLEAARARFTSMLDELGEQLQGLWKDWDAAEDAGDDAAKLKARDAMVALLNRRSYARNLVRDVNEALE, via the coding sequence ATGAGCACTCACACCGCCGAACTCGCGCCCGACTACTTCAGCTTATTCTCTCTGCCACGCCACCTGAACGTCGACCTGGCGGCGCTGGAGAAGACTTTTTACGCGCAGTCGCGGCGTCTGCACCCGGACCGCTTCGCGGCGAAGCCTGCGGACGAGCAGGAAGCCGCGCTTGCTGCGAGTTCGCGGCTGAACGATGCCTACCGAACGCTGAAGGAGCCGGTTTCGCGCACGGAGTATCTGCTCTCGCTCGAAGGCGTGCAGATGGAGGAGCAGTCGCGCGCTGCGACCGACGCCGCCAAGGCTGCAGGCACGGCCAAGAAGCAGGTCGCGCCGCCCGACCTGCTGGAAGAGGCGTTCGAGTTGAACATGCAGCTCGAAGAGATGCGCATGGCGAAGAAGATGGGCGAGGACGATCCCGCAACGCGCTCTGATCTGGAAGCCGCCCGTGCGCGCTTTACCTCGATGCTCGATGAGCTTGGCGAGCAGTTGCAGGGCTTGTGGAAGGACTGGGACGCGGCGGAAGACGCGGGCGATGACGCGGCGAAGTTGAAGGCACGCGATGCGATGGTCGCGCTGCTCAACCGCCGCTCGTATGCGCGGAATCTGGTGCGTGATGTGAACGAGGCACTGGAGTAA
- the bla gene encoding subclass B3 metallo-beta-lactamase: MLRRCLFLLTLCVFVSLTASAQVRPEWTRPLAPFQIADNLYYVGSEDLAAYLIVTPKGNILINANLVSSPPQIRASVEKLGFRWADTKVLLNGQAHFDHMAGAAEVLRETHAKNMVMDSDVPVVESGGKADFLASTGSIQTYPPAHVDRVLHDGDTVTLGGFTLTAHKTAGHTRGCTTWTFRVHLRGEPAGKLRNVVIVGGTGFWSDFHFVAKPGTPESYPGIAQDFEHTFATLHALPCDIFLGEHGKYFDLSAKLPRLKSEGPRVFLDHKGYERFVSDSEAAFREELAREQAK, from the coding sequence ATGCTGCGCCGCTGCCTTTTCCTGCTGACTCTTTGTGTCTTTGTTTCGCTGACTGCTTCCGCGCAGGTCCGGCCCGAGTGGACGCGCCCGCTTGCGCCGTTTCAGATCGCTGACAACCTCTACTACGTCGGCAGCGAGGACCTGGCGGCGTATCTGATCGTCACGCCGAAGGGCAACATCCTCATCAACGCGAACCTTGTTTCGTCGCCGCCGCAGATCCGCGCGAGCGTGGAGAAGCTGGGGTTTCGATGGGCGGACACGAAGGTTCTGCTCAACGGGCAGGCTCACTTCGACCACATGGCTGGGGCTGCGGAGGTTCTGCGCGAGACCCACGCGAAGAACATGGTGATGGACTCTGATGTGCCGGTGGTCGAGAGCGGCGGCAAGGCTGATTTTCTTGCCAGCACAGGTTCGATTCAAACGTATCCGCCAGCGCATGTGGACCGTGTGTTGCACGATGGCGATACGGTGACGCTGGGCGGCTTCACGCTGACCGCGCATAAGACCGCGGGCCATACTCGCGGATGCACGACGTGGACCTTCCGGGTACACCTTCGCGGTGAGCCTGCGGGTAAGCTACGCAACGTCGTGATCGTGGGCGGAACAGGCTTCTGGTCGGATTTTCACTTTGTAGCGAAGCCCGGTACGCCGGAGTCCTACCCCGGGATTGCGCAGGACTTTGAGCACACGTTTGCGACGCTTCATGCGCTGCCGTGCGACATCTTCCTTGGCGAGCACGGGAAGTACTTTGACCTGAGCGCGAAGCTGCCGAGGCTCAAGAGCGAAGGCCCGCGCGTCTTTCTGGACCATAAGGGCTATGAACGATTTGTGAGTGACTCTGAAGCCGCGTTCCGCGAGGAGTTGGCCCGCGAGCAGGCGAAGTAG
- the hscA gene encoding Fe-S protein assembly chaperone HscA translates to MEETTHRVVGIDLGTTNSLVAIMQGGAPIVIPGEDGLAIVPSVVAFDQETTAGFAVGNAARDLLLTKPGNAVYSAKRLMGRDLADVEPELKLFPFKLAEGLKAGEVLKLNVGGLTLTPPEISAYVLLQLKKNAERFLGGEVTKAVITVPAYFNDAQRQATKDAGRIAGLDVLRLVNEPTAAALAYGLDKNADGTARAGIIAVYDFGGGTFDISILKLHEGIFEVISTGGDTHLGGDDIDNLLLAVAMDDIRGDLGVDVAADPAAMQALRKAVIDAKIALSANDSARLAVELGEGKLYAREISREQFEGLIASVIERTAGPVKQALKDAGLAPEQIDEVVMVGGSTRIPAVRTLVSGLFHLEVRGKKLHTELNPDEVVALGAAVQAQILSGTEHAATNDLLLLDVTPLSLGIEALGGVVAKIIQRNSTIPASATEHFTTGVDGQTNVAIHVLQGERELAKDCRSLARFDLKGIPPMVAGLPRIEVKFLIDANGILHVSAKEQRSGQQAQVEVKPTYGLTDEQVETMILDSFDNAESDITARQVIEARNEANTILEATKKAQQQPVWQQLTSVEHEGIKGAISEVEASLSDEDYKVIRNAIAQLDKHTRRLAELMMDSAVTGALGGKKMATADEGLGGDIGAPTTAPHAFAAAQIEDAPQNELERAEADPGTAGASTED, encoded by the coding sequence TTGGAAGAGACAACACATCGCGTCGTCGGCATTGACCTGGGAACCACGAACTCGCTCGTAGCGATCATGCAGGGCGGTGCGCCGATCGTGATCCCCGGCGAAGATGGCTTGGCGATTGTGCCGAGCGTGGTGGCGTTCGATCAGGAGACGACGGCGGGTTTCGCGGTGGGCAACGCAGCGCGCGATCTTCTGCTGACCAAGCCGGGCAACGCTGTTTACTCGGCCAAGCGACTGATGGGGCGCGACCTTGCGGACGTTGAGCCGGAGCTGAAGCTGTTTCCGTTCAAGCTGGCCGAAGGGCTGAAGGCTGGCGAGGTGTTGAAGCTGAACGTTGGTGGACTGACGCTCACTCCGCCGGAGATTTCAGCGTACGTTCTGCTGCAGTTGAAGAAGAACGCGGAGCGTTTTCTGGGCGGCGAAGTGACGAAGGCGGTCATTACGGTTCCGGCGTACTTCAACGACGCGCAGAGACAGGCGACGAAGGACGCTGGCCGCATCGCGGGGCTGGATGTACTGCGCCTGGTGAATGAACCGACGGCAGCGGCGCTGGCGTATGGCCTGGACAAGAACGCTGACGGCACGGCGCGCGCAGGCATCATTGCGGTCTATGACTTCGGTGGTGGCACGTTTGATATTTCCATCCTGAAGCTGCACGAAGGCATCTTCGAGGTGATCTCGACGGGTGGCGATACGCATCTCGGCGGCGACGATATCGACAACCTTCTGCTGGCGGTGGCGATGGATGACATCCGCGGCGATCTCGGCGTGGATGTTGCGGCCGACCCGGCTGCGATGCAGGCGTTGCGCAAGGCTGTCATCGATGCAAAGATCGCGCTGAGTGCGAATGATTCAGCGCGGCTTGCGGTGGAGTTGGGCGAAGGCAAGCTCTATGCGCGTGAGATTTCGCGCGAGCAGTTTGAAGGCTTGATCGCTTCGGTGATCGAGCGCACGGCTGGGCCCGTGAAGCAGGCGTTGAAGGACGCCGGGCTTGCGCCGGAGCAGATTGACGAAGTGGTGATGGTCGGCGGTTCGACGCGCATCCCTGCGGTGCGCACGCTGGTGAGCGGTCTCTTCCACCTCGAAGTGCGAGGCAAGAAGCTGCACACCGAGCTGAACCCGGATGAGGTCGTCGCGCTGGGCGCAGCGGTACAGGCGCAGATTCTTTCCGGCACCGAGCACGCCGCGACGAACGACCTGCTGCTGCTGGACGTGACTCCCCTGTCGCTCGGTATCGAAGCGCTGGGTGGCGTGGTGGCAAAGATCATTCAGCGCAACTCGACGATTCCGGCGAGTGCGACGGAGCACTTTACGACGGGCGTGGACGGGCAGACGAACGTAGCGATCCATGTGTTGCAGGGCGAGCGTGAGTTGGCGAAGGATTGTCGCTCGCTGGCGCGCTTTGACCTCAAGGGCATTCCGCCGATGGTCGCCGGCCTGCCGCGCATCGAGGTAAAGTTCCTGATCGACGCGAACGGCATTCTGCACGTAAGCGCGAAGGAGCAGCGCAGCGGTCAGCAGGCCCAGGTTGAGGTGAAGCCGACCTACGGTCTTACCGACGAGCAGGTGGAGACGATGATTCTCGACTCGTTCGACAACGCTGAGTCCGACATCACGGCGCGTCAGGTGATCGAAGCGCGCAACGAAGCCAATACGATTCTGGAAGCCACGAAGAAGGCGCAGCAGCAGCCGGTCTGGCAGCAGCTCACGTCCGTGGAGCATGAAGGCATCAAGGGCGCGATCAGCGAAGTGGAAGCTTCTCTGAGCGATGAAGATTACAAGGTAATTCGCAACGCCATCGCGCAGTTGGACAAGCACACGCGGCGGTTGGCCGAGTTGATGATGGACTCGGCTGTCACCGGTGCGCTGGGTGGCAAGAAGATGGCGACGGCCGATGAAGGGCTGGGCGGAGATATCGGTGCGCCGACCACGGCCCCTCATGCGTTTGCCGCTGCGCAGATTGAAGACGCGCCCCAAAACGAGCTTGAAAGGGCGGAAGCAGATCCCGGAACGGCTGGGGCTTCCACCGAAGACTAG
- a CDS encoding 2Fe-2S iron-sulfur cluster-binding protein encodes MSDHESKPLPEVDLSKPPAPDMVRVTFQPEGKTVEFKFDTLPYDGHGLPMSFLDVAENYDVFMDHACGGVSACTTCHIHVLKGNEGLSEAEDLELDRLDMAPGLQLNSRLGCQCVIEKPGEYLVEIPSWNKNYVQEGKPVAGVKS; translated from the coding sequence ATGTCCGATCACGAATCCAAGCCGCTCCCCGAAGTTGACCTCTCAAAGCCTCCCGCGCCCGATATGGTGCGCGTAACCTTTCAGCCGGAAGGCAAGACCGTCGAGTTCAAGTTCGACACGCTGCCCTATGACGGGCATGGCCTGCCGATGAGCTTTCTCGACGTGGCTGAGAACTACGACGTCTTCATGGACCACGCGTGCGGTGGCGTTTCGGCCTGCACGACGTGCCACATTCATGTGCTGAAGGGCAACGAAGGTCTGTCGGAAGCGGAAGACCTCGAGCTTGACCGTCTCGACATGGCGCCAGGTCTGCAGCTCAACTCGCGCCTGGGATGCCAGTGCGTGATTGAGAAGCCGGGCGAATACCTCGTCGAGATTCCCAGCTGGAATAAGAACTATGTGCAGGAAGGCAAGCCTGTCGCTGGTGTGAAGAGCTAA
- a CDS encoding GNAT family N-acetyltransferase, with translation MKKDLRLERLVDVTDEAFALLNEYYEAIDVVVRDTRASLEALVADKRSGVWLAFAGQQAIGCVVLRPLSSVAGACECKRLYVRDAARGLGVATLLMEALEEFARTAGYSAVYLDSKDDLKAAIALYAARGYEPCARYNDNPQATVFLRKLLV, from the coding sequence ATGAAGAAGGATCTTCGCCTCGAACGCCTCGTCGATGTAACCGACGAGGCGTTTGCGCTTTTGAACGAGTACTACGAAGCCATCGACGTGGTCGTGCGCGATACGCGCGCCTCGCTGGAGGCTTTGGTTGCAGACAAGCGCAGCGGTGTGTGGCTGGCTTTTGCAGGGCAGCAGGCGATTGGCTGCGTAGTGTTGCGTCCGTTGTCTTCGGTTGCAGGTGCTTGCGAGTGCAAGCGTTTGTACGTGCGCGATGCGGCCCGCGGGCTGGGCGTGGCGACTCTGCTGATGGAGGCGCTTGAAGAGTTCGCGCGTACTGCGGGGTACAGCGCGGTCTATCTCGATAGCAAGGATGATTTAAAGGCAGCGATTGCGTTGTATGCTGCGCGTGGCTATGAGCCCTGCGCGCGGTATAACGACAATCCGCAGGCCACGGTGTTCCTGCGCAAGCTGCTCGTCTGA
- a CDS encoding nucleotide sugar dehydrogenase, producing MSLVEEFRTRIESRQALIGIIGLGYVGLPLALEFVTSGFRVLGFDIDSSKVEALSAGRSYIHRIEALSIVQARAHGFRATSDIAELSECDALLLCVPTPLLANHEPDMSYVTSTVEALAPHVCNGQLVVLESTTWPGTTAELVVPTLERLGPARVLRTDDADDRGVMVAFSPEREDPGNTTTPRRAIPKVLGGFDQRATECAAALYSAVFERTVSMSSPAAAEMTKLLENIYRGVNIALVNELKQLCLAMNLDIWEIIDAAATKPFGFQAFYPGPGIGGHCIPVDPFYLTWRAKQFGQQTRFIELAGEVNEAMPAFVVETTRRALERNHIALAQAKVLVLGVAYKRDLDDLRESPALTVIQLFEQAGADVSYNDPFFDKVGTGRKYALERTSTPLDQVSNFDAVVLTTDHSSYDYAALVEASKLFIDTRNATRGIVSDKIIRC from the coding sequence ATGAGCCTCGTCGAAGAGTTTCGAACTCGCATCGAGTCGCGCCAGGCGCTCATCGGCATCATCGGCCTTGGCTACGTTGGCCTACCGCTCGCGCTGGAGTTCGTCACCAGCGGCTTTCGCGTGCTTGGCTTCGACATCGATAGCAGCAAAGTAGAAGCGCTCAGCGCTGGCCGCTCCTACATCCACCGCATCGAAGCCTTGAGCATCGTTCAGGCTCGTGCGCACGGCTTCCGCGCCACCAGCGACATTGCAGAGCTAAGCGAGTGCGACGCCTTGCTGCTCTGCGTGCCCACGCCTCTGCTCGCAAACCATGAGCCGGACATGAGCTACGTCACGAGCACCGTCGAAGCTCTTGCGCCACACGTCTGTAACGGCCAACTCGTCGTGCTCGAAAGCACCACCTGGCCCGGCACCACAGCCGAACTCGTTGTGCCAACGCTCGAACGTCTTGGCCCCGCGCGCGTGCTTCGCACCGACGATGCGGACGACCGTGGCGTGATGGTGGCGTTCTCGCCTGAGCGCGAAGATCCTGGCAACACAACCACTCCGCGACGCGCAATTCCGAAGGTGCTCGGCGGCTTTGACCAGCGCGCCACCGAGTGCGCCGCAGCCCTATACAGCGCGGTCTTTGAGCGCACAGTCTCGATGAGCTCCCCTGCAGCCGCCGAGATGACCAAGCTGCTTGAGAACATCTATCGCGGCGTCAACATCGCGCTCGTCAACGAACTCAAACAGCTTTGCCTTGCGATGAACCTCGACATCTGGGAGATTATCGATGCGGCTGCGACGAAGCCCTTCGGCTTCCAGGCGTTCTACCCCGGCCCCGGCATCGGCGGCCACTGCATCCCGGTCGACCCCTTCTATCTGACGTGGCGCGCGAAACAGTTTGGCCAGCAGACACGCTTTATCGAACTCGCTGGCGAAGTGAACGAAGCCATGCCCGCGTTCGTTGTTGAGACCACGCGCCGCGCACTTGAACGCAATCACATCGCACTTGCCCAGGCGAAGGTGCTCGTACTCGGTGTGGCGTACAAACGCGACCTCGACGATCTGCGCGAGTCACCCGCGCTCACCGTCATCCAACTCTTCGAGCAGGCAGGCGCAGACGTCAGCTACAACGACCCGTTCTTCGACAAGGTCGGCACCGGCCGCAAGTACGCGCTCGAACGCACCTCAACGCCACTCGATCAGGTCAGCAACTTCGATGCCGTCGTGCTCACTACCGACCACTCCAGCTATGACTACGCCGCACTCGTCGAAGCCAGCAAGCTCTTCATCGACACACGCAACGCCACGCGCGGCATCGTGAGCGACAAGATCATCCGCTGCTAG
- a CDS encoding NAD-dependent epimerase/dehydratase family protein yields MRTFLITGVAGFVGSHIAEALIARGDRVLGFDNLSTGRRENVPKGVDFIVGDLADPDTVERVCKGVDGIFHQGALPSVPRSVKNPRPSHVSNVDGTFNLLEGARAAGVKRVLYAASSSAYGNQPGFPRVETMYPAPVAPYPAQKLAGEIYMQSYARVYGMETVCLRYFNIFGPRQTPDSPYSGVIAKFAMAMLKPGAETPVIQGDGEQGRDFTYVANAVHANLLALDAPAENVAGRVFNVACGERFSLNTLYTSMAKLTSYKGKPQHTEARAGDIRNSLADITAAQQAFGYTPAVSFTEGLEQTVAWYREQFGVAKRA; encoded by the coding sequence ATGCGAACGTTTCTCATCACTGGTGTCGCGGGCTTTGTAGGTTCGCATATTGCAGAAGCATTGATCGCTCGTGGCGACCGCGTGCTTGGCTTCGATAATCTCTCCACGGGACGACGCGAGAACGTACCGAAGGGCGTGGACTTTATCGTCGGCGATCTTGCTGACCCCGACACTGTCGAGCGCGTTTGCAAAGGTGTCGATGGCATCTTTCATCAAGGCGCTCTGCCCAGCGTTCCACGTAGCGTGAAGAACCCGCGACCATCGCATGTCTCGAACGTCGACGGCACGTTCAACCTTCTCGAAGGCGCGCGCGCTGCGGGCGTAAAGCGTGTGCTCTACGCCGCGTCCAGCTCAGCCTACGGCAATCAGCCCGGATTTCCGCGCGTGGAGACGATGTACCCTGCGCCTGTCGCGCCCTATCCCGCGCAGAAGCTTGCCGGTGAGATTTATATGCAGAGCTACGCGCGTGTCTACGGCATGGAAACCGTCTGCCTGCGCTACTTCAACATCTTCGGCCCACGCCAAACACCAGACTCACCGTACTCCGGCGTGATCGCAAAATTCGCCATGGCGATGCTGAAGCCAGGCGCGGAAACGCCCGTCATTCAAGGCGATGGCGAGCAGGGGCGCGACTTCACCTATGTTGCGAACGCCGTACACGCCAATCTGCTTGCGCTGGATGCGCCTGCAGAGAACGTAGCTGGCCGCGTGTTCAACGTAGCTTGCGGAGAACGTTTCTCGTTGAACACGCTCTACACCTCTATGGCGAAGCTGACCAGCTACAAAGGCAAGCCGCAGCACACAGAAGCGCGTGCCGGGGATATTCGCAACTCGCTCGCCGACATCACCGCCGCGCAACAAGCCTTCGGCTACACACCTGCTGTGAGCTTCACCGAAGGCCTGGAGCAAACGGTGGCCTGGTATCGCGAGCAGTTCGGAGTCGCCAAACGCGCATGA